A window of Silurus meridionalis isolate SWU-2019-XX chromosome 28, ASM1480568v1, whole genome shotgun sequence contains these coding sequences:
- the apbb2b gene encoding amyloid beta precursor protein binding family B member 2 isoform X1: MMSVCVPSPHSSSPSMDVANCNGPPVTPPTSLSLRSSHNQLLSDDVVNQGQVTPPKCRKKYALMSMQSAMGLVDGAAPAPSSSSSPSSVTGGNATNLKLTKNGMNQLRKAAELQDQNKNTTSEESEGNAEADSELDLSIEGQTDDFDEPINKDTSLFLNHEEAADDSNTDEDSNELLNLSEKTELLRKSPQLQKDKLFLESHADELFLDESKAQDYGVTVTSLKQKELSSSLLGKHHSPEDTPLLSIGSSSTSSSPETKKDRPRTGAKTDRALHRIQNLPPSDEESSWTTLSQDSTSLGSPEDIDIWGERSFQTDPDLPPGWKMMTDMAGIYYWHIPTGTTQWERPGPYHPAPTVPHHDTRRKQSLGSLSSSPTPEQEASHAEVFFGASCRSDSTASESSTEPVPLAPSSTCLVPTPPLSSNSSSSSDANVPSCGFVNSCYFPRSSSLQIIPEKDKHTETHHRQEDKKQPWSDFAVGKIDSEIWKDLQAATVNPDPSLKEFEGATLRYASLKLRNPAPVEEEDSSSINSDPEAKCFAVRSLGWVEMAEEDLAPGKSSVAVNNCIRQLSYCKNDIRDTVGIWGEGKDMYLILENNMLNLVDPMDRSVLHSQPIASIRVWGVGRDNGRERDFAYVARDKDTRILKCHVFRCDTPAKAIATSLHEICSRIMAERKNAKAMAGGSLQDRSHSGLDVPLQAEFPTPKTELVQRFQVLYIGMMPVVKPIGMDVLNGAVDSLMTSSSRDNWIPVMLNVADATVTVIREKEEEEVLVECRVRFLSFMGVGRDVHSFAFIMDTGNQHFECHVFWCDPNAGSVSEAVQAACMLRYQKCLVARPPSHKPCSQAPPSDSVTRRVSTSVKRGVLSLIDTLKQKRPVTELPQ, translated from the exons aTGATGTCGGTTTGCGTTCCCTCCCCGCACAGTTCCTCTCCTTCCATGGATGTTGCTAACTGCAATGGACCTCCAGTGACTCCGCCCACCTCACTCAGCCTACGCTCCTCCCACAACCAGCTACTTAGTGACGACGTGGTCAATCAGGGCCAGGTCACGCCCCCTAAGTGTCGCAAGAAATATGCGCTGATGAGCATGCAGAGCGCCATGGGGCTCGTTGACGGGGCTGCACCAGctccttcatcctcttcctcgCCATCCTCCGTCACAGGGGGCAACGCTACTAATCTAAAGCTGACGAAGAACGGCATGAACCAGCTCCGCAAAGCGGCCGAGTTGCAGGACCAAAACAAGAACACGACGAGCGAAGAGAGCGAAGGAAACGCCGAAGCAGATTCGGAACTGGACTTAAGCATCGAAGGCCAGACGGATGACTTTGACGAGCCGATAAACAAAGACACGAGCCTTTTTCTAAATCACGAGGAAGCAGCCGACGACTCGAACACGGACGAGGATTCTAATGAGCTTCTCAACCTGTCTGAAAAAACTGAACTTCTCAGGAAGTCTCCTCAGCTTCAGAAGGACAAGCTCTTCCTAGAGTCGCACGCTGACGAGCTTTTTCTAGACGAGTCCAAGGCACAGGATTATGGCGTCACAGTCACATCGCTGAAGCAGAAAGAGCTCAGCTCTTCTTTATTAGGAAAACATCACAGCCCAGAGGACACGCCCCTTCTGTCCATCGGCTCATCCTCCACCTCGTCTTCCCCGGAGACGAAAAAGGACAGGCCTCGGACCGGGGCAAAGACGGACCGCGCGCTGCATCGCATCCAGAACCTTCCACCTAGTGATGAGGAGTCTAGCTGGACCACCCTGTCTCAGGACAGCACCTCACTGGGCTCGCCAGAAGACATAG aTATCTGGGGGGAGCGCTCATTCCAGACAGACCCAGACCTGCCTCCAGGATGGAAGATGATGACCGACATGGCTGGCATTTATTACTGGCACATTCCCACCGGCACCACACAGTGGGAAAGACCCGGACCGTACCATCCTGCACCGACCGTCCCTCATCACGACACACGACGGAAACAATCACTGGGCTCACtttcttcttcacccactcctgAACAAGag GCTTCTCATGCAGAGGTGTTTTTTGGAGCGTCCTGTCGTTCAGACAGCACCGCATCGGAAAGCTCCACTGAACCCGTACCACTCGCCCCCTCCTCGACGTGTCTTGTGCCCACCCCTCCCCTCTCTTCaaactcctcctcttcctccgaTGCCAATGTTCCTTCCTGTGGGTTTGTCAACAGCTGCTACTTT ccTCGGTCCTCATCACTGCAGATCATTCCAGAGAAAGACAAACACACCGAGACACATCATCGACAGGAGGACAAG AAACAGCCCTGGAGTGATTTTGCAGTGGGAAAGATTGATAGTGAGATCTGGAAG gatctGCAGGCTGCTACAGTGAACCCTGACCCCAGTCTGAAGGAGTTTGAAGGAGCCACTCTTCGTTATGCCTCTCTCAAGCTtcg aaaCCCTGCTCCTGTGGAGGAAGAAGACTCCAGCAGCATCAACAGTGATCCTGAAGCCAAG TGTTTTGCGGTGCGCTCCCTGGGCTGGGTAGAAATGGCCGAAGAGGACTTGGCTCCTGGTAAAAGTAGCGTTGCTGTAAATAACTGCATCCGACAGCTCTCCTACTGCAAGAACGACATCAGAGACACAGTTGGCATATGGGGagag ggaaaAGACATGTATCTGATCTTGGAGAATAACATGCTGAACTTGGTTGACCCAATGGACCGCAGCGTCCTTCACTCTCAGCCAATCGCGAGCATCCGTGTGTGGGGCGTGGGGCGGGACAACGGCCG AGAGAG GGATTTTGCCTACGTAGCACGTGATAAAGACACACGGATATTAAAATGTCATGTTTTCCGCTGTGACACGCCTGCCAAAGCCATCGCCACCAGCCTGCATGAAATCTGCTCCCGG ATCATGGCAGAGCGTAAGAATGCCAAAGCTATGGCCGGAGGATCTTTGCAGGACCGGAGTCACTCTGGACTTGATGTCCCACTGCAGG CAGAGTTCCCCACACCAAAGACTGAACTGGTACAGAGGTTTCAGGTCTTATACATTGGCATGATGCCCGTAGTCAAACCCATAG GCATGGATGTTCTCAATGGTGCGGTGGACAGCCTAATGACATCATCATCCCGAGACAACTGGATCCCGGTCATGCTGAATGTAGCAGATGCAACTGTTACTGTCATCAGAGAGAAG gaggaagaggaagtcCTAGTGGAGTGTCGTGTGCGCTTCTTGTCGTTTATGGGCGTGGGGAGAGACGTGCACTCGTTCGCCTTCATCATGGACACGGGCAACCAGCACTTTGAGTGCCATGTGTTTTGGTGTGATCCCAACGCTGGCAGCGTGTCGGAGGCTGTACAGGCCGCATGCATG TTACGATACCAGAAGTGTTTGGTGGCTCGCCCACCCTCACACAAGCCTTGCTCACAGGCCCCACCTTCAGACTCGGTGACACGCCGCGTCTCCACCAGCGTCAAACGCGGCGTCCTGTCGCTCATCGACACGCTCAAACAGAAGAGACCCGTCACGGAGTTGCcacaataa